The DNA window GCCTACAGAGCTGCTGGTCACTGGATGATTTTGTTGTTTGCGCTTTTCTCTGCATTCGAAAGAAAGAGATGTGCAGTGTCATCGTGGAGTGAATCTTGAGGTGAAGCAGGTCGGTTTGAGTATTTGAGAAAGTCACGTTTATCACATTTCTTCCTCATTTTGATGTCTGAACAGTGGCTGAACCTCTTGACTATATTCAAATGTATGTATTGCGACATGATTAACTGATTAGATATTCAGTATTTCATGTTCCTAAAAAAGTAGCCCCACGGTTTTCTGTTATCTATTAAGGAAGTAATTGTAGTTTCACAACTTTAAAACGTTTTAATTGATGAGAAGAACATCAAGGAAAAGGAAGTGTCAACAAAATGGTTGCAAAAATCACCATTGCTGGCAACTTTATCTAAACTACATTCAATGTTGCAGGCTGTTTTCATGATTGGTTTCGAAACCAGAGCTTTGACCTACGAAGTGAATTTTAAGCACAATGTctcattaaagaaaaatatgaattattgacgtttccatcaactggtttagagcgaataaacaaaccACAGCAGAaacaacttcttcttcttcttcttttggcagagcagaaacagctgattagTCAGGTGAGTTACAGTAAATAATGGCTATGTCAGAAATTATTAGGaaaaagcgtttccatctcccgttaagcgcattaactattttttgaaaaagacaaaaagcaccTCAAGCGaacgtaaaaacttttatgcacatttgcgaaagttttaaagaattttgttgttccatcaagcttttctaatgcaaatttgttgatggaaatgcAGCTATTCCATGCAGCTTCCAGTAGTTCTGCATGGAAGTAGTTatttttaagcctaaccctgCTCTGTTTTCCTGACTTTTAACAAGTGCTTTTGTTGCCCAAACTtaagttttggtgcctaaatcTAAACAAGAAATTCTGAATATTATATGAATCATCATAGAATATTATAAGAACCATGTTGCATATAAGCTTTTGTTGGAAATCTAATAAATCCGTCAGAATAATGAATGTTTAAACTTCTGCTGTCAATTCAGTTGATTTAAAAGTGAATAGATAAAGTTTGTTTGTATCTTGTTTCATTGGTGATTAACCATTATTAAGTATCATGGTCTATCATTAGCATGCTAGCCCATGCTAGCAAAATAAATTGTATGACTAGAATtactttaatttgtatttatttgtttaattgcaaATGTCAATGGGACTTTGAATTAGGCTTTCTCTCCTCTGGATTTGAATGAGGAAGTTCTTGTTTCACTTCCGTCTTCTTTTATCAGTTACATCGAGAACTCTTCGCCACTTGTTAGCGAAGTGATAGTGAGTCGGCTCAACCTGTTACGGATGCCGCTGTTGCTTTGgccttttagcattttttttaagtgggtcTTGAATTTCACCcccacaaacacataaaacacaggGTTGAGGCAGCAGTGTGAAAAGGCAAAGAGTCGGCTAATGTAATAGGCGTAATCCAGCGGTTGTGAGGCCTTACACATCAAGGACAGAGTCTTGGAGTCAGCAGCTGGTTGGGGCATGTAAGACCATGACTTCATAAATATGACTGCATTATAAGGTCCCCAGCCCACAAAGAAAACTACCATGAGGGTAAAAATTAGCTTTATGGTTTTGCTCTTTCTTCTTTGGGGAGTGGGACGCAGCAACCTGCACATGATCTGAGAATAGCAAAATATGAACACCACTGAACTCACTATGAAGAGAACATTTTGCTGGTAGATTCCCCATATGGTCCAGTAAGAATTTGCAGTTACACATTGATCTTTGTCCACTTTGGTGAAGATGAAGGCTGGACTGGCGACCAAAATGCTCACCGCCCAAATGATCACACACGCCACGATGGTGGAGGTGCCTGTGGCGGACACAATGTCAGACAGAGGATTCATCACAGCCACATAACGGTGCAGAGTCATCAGGATCAGGAGGATGCCGCTGCTGTAGAAGCCAGCGTAGAAGACAAAGTTGACTATTTTGCATGCAGGTTCCCCTAAATCCCATCCATGCACGTGGGAGTAGGCCCAGAAGGGCAGACCGGCAGTGAAGAAGAGATCTGACACAGCCAGGTTCAGGATGAAAGCGTTGGTGAGTGATTTGAGATTCTCGTACTTTGCCAGAATCACGATGACCAGGACGTTGCCAAACAGACTCAGGATGACCACGATGGAGAAGAACACTGTAGTGGACAGCGCTCCAAACTGTATGACGTTTGCTTTGTTGCACACTTCATCTTCATAATCGTCGTTGTAACTGTATGTGGTTTCGTAGTCATCGTAGTATGAGCTAGTTGTTGCCATATTCCTTCAGCAAGAAGACAAAagtctaaagaaaaaaagaaagaggctTTTCTTAGAGagggaaatgaaaaaaacacgTAATGATGCagttgtttctattttttaaacctttattcATTCAGGTAATCTCATTGAAACACAGGATCTCATTCTCAAGACAGAACCGAGACAGATTATAATGGCAAcaaatgtttatattattttgttgataCATAGCTACATCCTGAGACATGTGGTTatcttatattttatgtattaatttaattaattttatgtacaaatttacaaaattacaaaaagcatattttcaattaatttgGTTAGACTTTGAAATCTCCATCCTTAAGGTTTCTTCCTCCAGCACAGTGCAGTGGAACATTTTGAAAATAGAggtcccatttttttttttttaaatgtcttcatacttttttaataatcatGATGATAATCATGACAACACTCAAAATTACAgtttagaaataaaacattaaaatttcattaaaatatttgcACTTGAtgactaaaatatgtttaacaAAGGAAAAATCAGCACAGATTTCAAGCCATGGTGATGCACTCAGCTGTTTTTGTAGCCTCTTGTAGCTCAGTGACATTGCCTAAAATTGTTGCAACTTTAACTGAAAATGATAGTTTCATATAGGATGCCAATACAGTTACACAACATAAAACAGCTGATTGACAAAATTTGTTTTCAGGACTTCATCATCAACAGTCTCTTTCCTTTAACAAGGTTTCCAATAGTCTGGATTTGCTTTGCCATTAGTAGTAAAATAAAGTAGTCATTTGTCTCTTAAGCTAGCCAAATAATGGCTACCACTGATTCAAAGCTATACGCaattaaaataatgagaaattggaaaattaagtatttattattatattaaagtaTTTCTTCATTATTATAGATGCTGGAggaaattttaaaaagccaatattttaatagaaaaaatattgacaaaataataaaactataactTCAGTAATAGCTAGGCCTGAATCAT is part of the Centropristis striata isolate RG_2023a ecotype Rhode Island chromosome 11, C.striata_1.0, whole genome shotgun sequence genome and encodes:
- the LOC131981017 gene encoding chemokine XC receptor 1-like, with the protein product MATTSSYYDDYETTYSYNDDYEDEVCNKANVIQFGALSTTVFFSIVVILSLFGNVLVIVILAKYENLKSLTNAFILNLAVSDLFFTAGLPFWAYSHVHGWDLGEPACKIVNFVFYAGFYSSGILLILMTLHRYVAVMNPLSDIVSATGTSTIVACVIIWAVSILVASPAFIFTKVDKDQCVTANSYWTIWGIYQQNVLFIVSSVVFIFCYSQIMCRLLRPTPQRRKSKTIKLIFTLMVVFFVGWGPYNAVIFMKSWSYMPQPAADSKTLSLMCKASQPLDYAYYISRLFAFSHCCLNPVFYVFVGVKFKTHLKKMLKGQSNSGIRNRLSRLTITSLTSGEEFSM